A window of Diospyros lotus cultivar Yz01 chromosome 14, ASM1463336v1, whole genome shotgun sequence contains these coding sequences:
- the LOC127791108 gene encoding carbon catabolite repressor protein 4 homolog 1-like isoform X1, with the protein MLSVMRMHLPTNIPIAGCEIRPYVLLQCPDKSVTPEDIPESAPLDGHFLRYKWYRIQSDKKIAICSVHPSEQATLQCLGCVKAKIPVSKSYHCSPKCFSDAWQHHRVLHERAASAVNENGPEEEELFGRFNSTGAGSLPASQSAPSLTNGASSAYPGAITQRNGGEIWFEVGRCKTYTPTADDIGHVLKFECVVVDTETKLPVGHANTILTSRVIPAPSPSPRHLISVGGVDLMGHLDVEGRISSTGTFTVLSYNILSDVYATSELYGYCPPWALSWPYRRQNLLREIVGYHADIVCLQEVQNDHFDEFFAPELDKHGYQALFKRKTAEVFSGNNQTIDGCATFFRRDRFSHVKKYEVEFNKAAQSLTEALVPSAQKKTALSRLVKDNVALIVVLEAKFSNQGIDNPGKRQLVCVANTHVNVHQDLKDVKLWQVHTLLKGLEKIAASADIPMLVCGDFNAVPGSAPHALLAMGKVDPLHPDLAVDPLGILRPASKLTHQLPLVSAYSSFARLGVGLGLEQHRRRIDPTTNEPLFTNCTRDFIGTHDYIFYSADSLTVESLLELLDEDSLRKDTALPSPEWSSDHIALLAEFRCKPRPRR; encoded by the exons ATGCTGAGCGTGATGCGAATGCACCTTCCGACCAATATTCCCATTGCAGGCTGTGAGATCAGGCCGTATGTGCTCTTACAGTGTCCTGACAAGTCGGTCACTCCTGAGGATATTCCCGAATCGGCCCCTTTAGACGGGCACTTCTTGAGATACAAGTG GTACCGTATACAAAGTGATAAGAAAATTGCTATCTGCAGTGTACATCCTTCAGAGCAAGCTACATTGCAGTGTTTAGGATGTGTTAAGGCCAAAATACCTGTTTCCAAAAGCTACCATTGTTCTCCTAAATGTTTTTCTGATGCTTGGCAGCATCATCGTGTTCTGCATGAGCGTGCTGCTAGTGCAGTAAATGAAAATGGACCTGAGGAGGAAGAGTTATTTGGGCGCTTTAACAGCACAGGAGCTGGAAGCTTACCAGCTTCACAGTCAGCCCCTAGCTTGACAAATGGTGCTTCATCTGCATATCCTGGAGCAATTACACAAAGAAATGGTGGTGAAATATGGTTTGAAGTTGGACGCTGCAAGACTTACACACCAACTGCTGATGATATTGGTCATGTTCTCAAGTTTGAGTGTGTTGTGGTGGATACAGAAACAAAACTACCTGTGGGACATGCCAACACAATTTTGACATCCCGTGTCATTCCAGCCCCATCCCCTAGTCCTCGTCACTTGATATCTGTTGGTGGAGTTGATTTGATGGGGCATTTGGATGTGGAGGGTCGTATTTCTTCGACAGGAACTTTTACAGTGCTCTCCTACAACATATTGTCTGATGTTTACGCTACAAGTGAATTATATGGTTATTGCCCTCCTTGGGCTCTTTCATGGCCATATCGTAGGCAGAATCTGTTACGAGAAATAGTTGGCTATCATGCTGACATTGTTTGTCTTCAAGAG GTTCAAAATGACCACTTCGATGAATTTTTTGCCCCTGAACTGGACAAACATGGTTATCAAgctttatttaaaagaaaaacagcAGAG GTTTTCAGTGGAAATAACCAAACCATTGATGGATGTGCAACATTCTTCCGCAGAGACAGATTTTCACATGTCAAAAAATATGAG GTTGAGTTTAATAAAGCTGCACAATCTCTAACTGAGGCATTGGTTCCTAGTGCTCAGAAGAAAACTGCACTAAGTCGTTTAGTTAAG GATAATGTTGCGCTGATTGTGGTGCTAGAAGCAAAATTTAGTAATCAGGGGATTGATAATCCTGGGAAACGCCAGCTTGTTTGTGTG GCGAATACACATGTGAATGTCCACCAGGATTTGAAGGATGTCAAGCTCTGGCAG GTTCATACTCTCTTAAAAGGATTGGAAAAAATAGCTGCCAGTGCAGACATCCCCATGTTGGTATGTGGGGATTTTAATGCTGTCCCTGGAAG TGCTCCTCATGCACTTCTTGCAATGGGGAAGGTTGATCCTTTGCATCCTGATTTAGCAGTCGACCCTCTTGGAATCTTACGCCCTGCCAGCAAACTAACTCATCAACTGCCATTG GTTAGTGCCTACTCTTCTTTTGCGAGATTGGGAGTTGGTCTTGGCTTGGAACAACATAGACGGAGAATTGACCCTACCACAAACGAACCATTATTTACAAACTGCACCAGAGATTTCATTGGTACTCATGATTACATATTTTATTCAG CTGACTCTTTAACTGTGGAGTCTTTATTGGAGCTCTTGGATGAGGATAGCCTGAGGAAAGACACTGCCCTTCCTTCTCCAGAGTGGTCCTCGGATCATATAGCATTGTTAGCTGAATTTCGTTGCAAGCCTAGACCAAGGCGTTAA
- the LOC127791108 gene encoding carbon catabolite repressor protein 4 homolog 1-like isoform X2, with protein MLSVLRVHLPSDIPIVGCELTPYVLLRRPDKSVTTEDIPESAPFDGHFLRYKWYRIQSDKKIAICSVHPSEQATLQCLGCVKAKIPVSKSYHCSPKCFSDAWQHHRVLHERAASAVNENGPEEEELFGRFNSTGAGSLPASQSAPSLTNGASSAYPGAITQRNGGEIWFEVGRCKTYTPTADDIGHVLKFECVVVDTETKLPVGHANTILTSRVIPAPSPSPRHLISVGGVDLMGHLDVEGRISSTGTFTVLSYNILSDVYATSELYGYCPPWALSWPYRRQNLLREIVGYHADIVCLQEVQNDHFDEFFAPELDKHGYQALFKRKTAEVFSGNNQTIDGCATFFRRDRFSHVKKYEVEFNKAAQSLTEALVPSAQKKTALSRLVKDNVALIVVLEAKFSNQGIDNPGKRQLVCVANTHVNVHQDLKDVKLWQVHTLLKGLEKIAASADIPMLVCGDFNAVPGSAPHALLAMGKVDPLHPDLAVDPLGILRPASKLTHQLPLVSAYSSFARLGVGLGLEQHRRRIDPTTNEPLFTNCTRDFIGTHDYIFYSADSLTVESLLELLDEDSLRKDTALPSPEWSSDHIALLAEFRCKPRPRR; from the exons GTACCGTATACAAAGTGATAAGAAAATTGCTATCTGCAGTGTACATCCTTCAGAGCAAGCTACATTGCAGTGTTTAGGATGTGTTAAGGCCAAAATACCTGTTTCCAAAAGCTACCATTGTTCTCCTAAATGTTTTTCTGATGCTTGGCAGCATCATCGTGTTCTGCATGAGCGTGCTGCTAGTGCAGTAAATGAAAATGGACCTGAGGAGGAAGAGTTATTTGGGCGCTTTAACAGCACAGGAGCTGGAAGCTTACCAGCTTCACAGTCAGCCCCTAGCTTGACAAATGGTGCTTCATCTGCATATCCTGGAGCAATTACACAAAGAAATGGTGGTGAAATATGGTTTGAAGTTGGACGCTGCAAGACTTACACACCAACTGCTGATGATATTGGTCATGTTCTCAAGTTTGAGTGTGTTGTGGTGGATACAGAAACAAAACTACCTGTGGGACATGCCAACACAATTTTGACATCCCGTGTCATTCCAGCCCCATCCCCTAGTCCTCGTCACTTGATATCTGTTGGTGGAGTTGATTTGATGGGGCATTTGGATGTGGAGGGTCGTATTTCTTCGACAGGAACTTTTACAGTGCTCTCCTACAACATATTGTCTGATGTTTACGCTACAAGTGAATTATATGGTTATTGCCCTCCTTGGGCTCTTTCATGGCCATATCGTAGGCAGAATCTGTTACGAGAAATAGTTGGCTATCATGCTGACATTGTTTGTCTTCAAGAG GTTCAAAATGACCACTTCGATGAATTTTTTGCCCCTGAACTGGACAAACATGGTTATCAAgctttatttaaaagaaaaacagcAGAG GTTTTCAGTGGAAATAACCAAACCATTGATGGATGTGCAACATTCTTCCGCAGAGACAGATTTTCACATGTCAAAAAATATGAG GTTGAGTTTAATAAAGCTGCACAATCTCTAACTGAGGCATTGGTTCCTAGTGCTCAGAAGAAAACTGCACTAAGTCGTTTAGTTAAG GATAATGTTGCGCTGATTGTGGTGCTAGAAGCAAAATTTAGTAATCAGGGGATTGATAATCCTGGGAAACGCCAGCTTGTTTGTGTG GCGAATACACATGTGAATGTCCACCAGGATTTGAAGGATGTCAAGCTCTGGCAG GTTCATACTCTCTTAAAAGGATTGGAAAAAATAGCTGCCAGTGCAGACATCCCCATGTTGGTATGTGGGGATTTTAATGCTGTCCCTGGAAG TGCTCCTCATGCACTTCTTGCAATGGGGAAGGTTGATCCTTTGCATCCTGATTTAGCAGTCGACCCTCTTGGAATCTTACGCCCTGCCAGCAAACTAACTCATCAACTGCCATTG GTTAGTGCCTACTCTTCTTTTGCGAGATTGGGAGTTGGTCTTGGCTTGGAACAACATAGACGGAGAATTGACCCTACCACAAACGAACCATTATTTACAAACTGCACCAGAGATTTCATTGGTACTCATGATTACATATTTTATTCAG CTGACTCTTTAACTGTGGAGTCTTTATTGGAGCTCTTGGATGAGGATAGCCTGAGGAAAGACACTGCCCTTCCTTCTCCAGAGTGGTCCTCGGATCATATAGCATTGTTAGCTGAATTTCGTTGCAAGCCTAGACCAAGGCGTTAA